Proteins co-encoded in one Actinomadura luteofluorescens genomic window:
- a CDS encoding CCA tRNA nucleotidyltransferase, which produces MAVPDQNVTPESSRRTAIAELLRGIAPVADDLGARFAAAGHELALVGGPVRDALLRRPTKDVDLTTDAPPQRTLEIIRGWADAHWTIGIEFGTVGLRKDGVELEITTYRSESYDPKSRKPEVSYGTSLVEDLRRRDFAVNAMAARLPGHDFVDPFGGLTDLQRKVLRTPGRPEDSFSDDPLRMMRAARFASQLGFTVAPDVVRAMKDMADRIEIVSAERVRDELSKLICGRYPREGLALLVETGLAAHVLPELPKLRLEIDEHHRHKDVYEHSLIVLEQAIAQEEDGPDLVLRLAALLHDIGKPKTRRFETGGRVSFHHHEVVGAKMTRKRLTALRYPKDVISDVSRLVELHLRFHGYGTGEWTDSAVRRYVRDAGPLLTRLHKLTRADCTTRNKRKADRLRRTYDDLEVRIERLAEEEELASIRPEIDGNEIQEILGIAPGPLVGRAYKFLLELRLDRGMIGKEAAAGELRRWAAAEGVGAPSDEGKGE; this is translated from the coding sequence ATGGCCGTGCCTGACCAGAACGTGACCCCAGAGTCCTCGCGGCGTACCGCGATCGCCGAGCTGCTGCGCGGGATCGCGCCCGTCGCCGACGACCTCGGCGCCCGGTTCGCGGCGGCCGGTCACGAGCTGGCGCTGGTGGGCGGGCCCGTCCGGGACGCGCTGCTGCGCCGTCCCACCAAGGACGTGGACCTGACCACCGACGCCCCGCCCCAGCGCACCCTGGAGATCATCCGCGGCTGGGCGGACGCGCACTGGACGATCGGCATCGAGTTCGGCACGGTCGGCCTGCGCAAGGACGGCGTCGAGCTGGAGATCACCACCTACCGCAGCGAGTCCTACGACCCGAAGTCCCGCAAGCCGGAGGTGTCCTACGGGACGTCCCTGGTGGAGGACCTGCGCCGCCGCGACTTCGCCGTCAACGCGATGGCGGCGCGGCTGCCCGGGCACGACTTCGTCGACCCGTTCGGCGGCCTCACCGACCTGCAGCGCAAGGTGCTGCGGACGCCCGGCCGGCCGGAGGACTCCTTCAGCGACGACCCGCTGCGGATGATGCGCGCCGCCCGGTTCGCCTCCCAGCTCGGCTTCACCGTCGCGCCCGACGTCGTCCGCGCGATGAAGGACATGGCGGACCGCATCGAGATCGTGTCGGCCGAACGGGTCCGGGACGAGCTGTCCAAGCTGATCTGCGGCCGGTACCCGCGCGAGGGCCTGGCGCTGCTGGTCGAGACCGGCCTCGCCGCGCACGTCCTGCCCGAACTGCCGAAGCTGCGGCTGGAGATCGACGAGCACCACCGGCACAAGGACGTCTACGAGCACTCGCTGATCGTCCTGGAGCAGGCGATCGCGCAGGAGGAGGACGGCCCCGACCTCGTCCTGCGGCTCGCGGCGCTGCTGCACGACATCGGCAAGCCCAAGACCAGGCGGTTCGAGACGGGCGGCCGGGTCTCCTTCCACCACCACGAGGTCGTCGGCGCGAAGATGACCCGCAAGCGGCTGACCGCGCTGCGCTACCCGAAGGACGTCATCTCCGACGTGTCCCGCCTCGTGGAGCTGCACCTGCGCTTCCACGGCTACGGCACCGGCGAGTGGACCGACTCGGCCGTCCGCCGGTACGTCCGCGACGCCGGGCCGCTCCTCACCCGCCTGCACAAGCTGACCCGAGCCGACTGCACCACCCGCAACAAGCGCAAGGCCGACCGGCTGCGCCGCACCTACGACGACCTGGAGGTGCGGATCGAGCGGCTGGCGGAGGAGGAGGAGCTCGCCTCCATCCGCCCGGAGATCGACGGCAACGAGATCCAGGAGATCCTCGGCATCGCCCCCGGCCCCCTCGTCGGGCGCGCCTACAAGTTCCTCCTCGAACTCCGCCTGGACCGCGGCATGATCGGCAAGGAGGCCGCGGCCGGGGAACTGCGCCGCTGGGCCGCCGCCGAGGGCGTCGGCGCCCCCTCCGACGAGGGGAAGGGCGAATGA